A single genomic interval of Pyrus communis chromosome 5, drPyrComm1.1, whole genome shotgun sequence harbors:
- the LOC137735495 gene encoding cyclin-U2-1-like → MVSSSASTSLMISPRKLRSDLYSYSYQDDSETPLVVNVLASLIERNMARNQRIAKNCSSPWYMSKDMKKTRIFECHETPDLTIQSYLERIFRYTRAGPSVYVVAYVYIDRFCQNNPAFKINVTNVHRLLITTIMVASKYVEDMNYRNSYFARVGGLTTNELNKLELEFLFLMGFKLHVNVSVFESYCCHLEREVSIGGGYHIESTLRCAEEIKRRQNEERRYNQFAGVLL, encoded by the exons ATGGTTTCATCATCAGCATCAACTTCTCTGATGATCTCTCCAAGAAAACTAAGGTCAGATTTGTATTCTTACTCATACCAAGATGATTCAGAAACCCCACTAGTGGTTAATGTTCTTGCTTCTCTGATTGAGAGAAACATGGCAAGGAACCAGAGGATTGCCAAGAATTGCAGCAGCCCTTGGTACATGTCCAAGGACATGAAAAAGACTAGGATTTTTGAGTGTCATGAGACTCCTGACCTGACAATTCAGTCATACTTAGAGAGGATTTTCAGGTACACAAGAGCTGGGCCGTCTGTGTATGTTGTTGCGTATGTGTATATTGATCGGTTTTGCCAGAACAATCCTGCATTTAAGATCAATGTCACTAATGTGCATAGGCTCCTCATCACAACTATAATGGTGGCTTCCAAGTACGTTGAAGACAT GAATTATAGAAATTCATACTTTGCAAGAGTTGGGGGATTGACAACCAATGAATTGAACAAGTTGGAGCTTGAATTTTTGTTCTTAATGGGGTTCAAATTGCATGTGAATGTGAGTGTGTTTGAGAGCTATTGTTGTCACTTGGAAAGAGAAGTTAGCATTGGAGGAGGGTACCACATAGAGAGCACATTGAGATGTGCAGAAGAAATCAAAAGAAGGCAAAACGAAGAGAGAAGATACAATCAGTTTGCTGGTGTTTTGCTGTAG